A region from the Flavobacteriales bacterium genome encodes:
- a CDS encoding PglZ domain-containing protein — protein MNVPILWADDEIDLLRPHVLFLQEKGYAVDTVNNGIDAVDKVKAKEYSAILLDENMPGLSGLETLQKIKAFAPQTPVVMITKSEEEHIMDDAIGSKISDYLIKPVNPNQILLALKKHIDGRRLVSEKTNTNYQRQFGQLSLRISDRLSIQEWKELYSDLVRWELELQGGQDSGMVEILRSQWNDANEVFCRYVGDRYIDWVNGKGQDIPLQSHQLFRTKVAPHLKDGQPLFMVLIDNLRLDQWRILEPIIGEYFRVEEQDVFFSILPTATQYARNALFAGVMPSEIEKRFPGKWIGEEEEGSKNAHEEEFLGDQLKRLGKNVKYSYHKITNLAQGRKLADTLDNLMGNGFNAIVYNFVDMLSHARTEMEVIRELAEDEPAYRSLTKSWFEHSPLLDIIKGIAQRGGRMVICTDHGTVRVTEPTKVVGDRNTTSNLRYKHGKNLTYEAREVFAIKDPAKAFLPRTNVSTVYVFTRKNQYFVYPNNYNQFVNFYRNTFQHGGISMEEMMVPVAYLTPR, from the coding sequence ATGAACGTTCCCATCCTCTGGGCCGACGACGAGATCGACCTCCTGCGCCCCCACGTGCTCTTCCTGCAAGAGAAGGGCTACGCCGTGGACACCGTGAACAACGGCATCGACGCCGTTGACAAGGTGAAGGCCAAGGAGTACAGCGCCATCCTGCTTGATGAGAACATGCCCGGCCTCAGTGGCCTGGAGACCTTGCAGAAGATCAAAGCCTTCGCGCCCCAAACGCCCGTGGTGATGATCACCAAGAGCGAGGAGGAACACATCATGGACGATGCGATCGGCAGCAAGATCAGCGACTACCTGATCAAGCCGGTGAACCCCAACCAGATCCTGTTGGCGCTGAAGAAGCACATCGACGGGCGCCGCCTGGTGAGCGAGAAGACCAACACCAACTACCAGCGCCAGTTCGGGCAGTTGAGCCTTCGGATCAGCGACCGCCTGAGCATACAGGAATGGAAGGAGCTCTACAGCGACCTGGTGCGCTGGGAGCTGGAATTGCAAGGCGGCCAGGACAGCGGCATGGTGGAGATCCTGCGCAGCCAATGGAACGATGCCAACGAAGTCTTCTGCCGTTACGTGGGCGACCGATACATCGACTGGGTGAACGGCAAAGGCCAGGACATCCCGCTGCAGAGCCACCAGTTGTTCCGCACGAAAGTCGCGCCGCACCTGAAGGACGGGCAGCCGCTCTTCATGGTGCTCATCGACAACCTGCGGCTGGACCAATGGCGCATCCTGGAACCCATCATCGGCGAGTACTTCCGCGTGGAAGAGCAGGACGTGTTCTTCAGCATCCTGCCTACCGCCACGCAATACGCCCGCAACGCGCTCTTCGCCGGGGTGATGCCGAGCGAGATCGAGAAGCGCTTCCCCGGCAAGTGGATCGGGGAGGAAGAAGAGGGCAGCAAGAACGCGCACGAGGAAGAGTTCCTCGGCGACCAGTTGAAGCGCCTGGGCAAGAACGTGAAGTACAGCTACCACAAGATCACCAACCTGGCGCAGGGCCGCAAGTTGGCTGACACGCTGGACAATCTGATGGGCAACGGCTTCAACGCCATCGTGTACAACTTCGTGGACATGCTGAGCCACGCGCGTACCGAGATGGAAGTGATCCGCGAGCTGGCCGAAGACGAACCCGCCTACCGCAGCCTCACCAAGAGCTGGTTCGAGCACAGCCCGCTGCTGGACATCATCAAAGGCATTGCGCAGCGCGGTGGCCGCATGGTCATCTGCACCGACCACGGCACCGTGCGCGTGACCGAACCCACCAAGGTGGTGGGCGACCGCAACACCACCAGCAACCTGCGCTACAAGCACGGCAAGAACCTCACGTACGAAGCGCGCGAGGTCTTCGCCATCAAGGATCCCGCGAAGGCGTTCCTGCCGCGCACCAACGTGAGCACGGTGTACGTGTTCACGCGCAAGAACCAGTACTTCGTCTATCCGAACAACTACAACCAGTTCGTCAACTTCTACCGCAACACCTTCCAGCACGGTGGCATCAGCATGGAGGAGATGATGGTGCCGGTGGCGTACTTGACGCCGAGGTGA
- a CDS encoding D-alanine--D-alanine ligase has product MSQLPLIAVFRGGYTGESVISMQSAKRMMDAIDTTRFQPLYITVARDQWTCATAEERPKPLDRGKLSVILDKEMRPFSAALIAIHGAPGEDGKLQGYLDMLGVPYQTGGVLTMAVSFSKFSTVSLLRQMGFKVAPSVLLHQGTAHSTESILAEVGLPCFVKPDESGSSLGISKAKTREDLAPALDKAFAEGRTVMVEGAVTGRELTCGVIHLNGTTTALPICEVRHTHEFFDYEAKYHAKDTEELVPAPLPDDVTALVQERSRRIYEALGCRGMVRVDHIWTGTELCTIEVNTTPGFSGASIFPKMLEVAGIGVAPAVNGLIEGMLAGR; this is encoded by the coding sequence ATGAGCCAACTTCCCCTGATCGCCGTGTTCCGTGGAGGCTACACTGGTGAAAGCGTCATCAGCATGCAGAGCGCCAAGCGCATGATGGACGCCATCGACACCACGCGCTTCCAACCGCTCTACATCACGGTGGCGCGCGACCAATGGACCTGCGCCACGGCGGAGGAACGGCCAAAACCGCTGGACCGCGGAAAGCTGTCCGTGATCCTGGACAAGGAGATGCGACCGTTCAGCGCAGCGCTCATCGCCATCCACGGCGCTCCCGGCGAAGACGGCAAACTGCAAGGGTATTTGGACATGCTCGGCGTTCCATACCAGACCGGTGGTGTGCTCACCATGGCCGTCAGCTTCAGCAAGTTCAGCACGGTGAGCCTGCTGCGGCAGATGGGCTTCAAGGTTGCGCCATCAGTACTGCTGCACCAAGGCACGGCGCACAGCACCGAGAGCATTTTGGCTGAAGTCGGCCTGCCATGCTTCGTGAAGCCCGACGAAAGCGGCAGCAGCTTGGGCATCAGCAAAGCGAAGACCCGCGAGGACCTTGCGCCCGCGTTGGACAAAGCCTTTGCCGAAGGACGTACCGTGATGGTGGAAGGCGCGGTGACCGGGCGCGAACTCACGTGCGGCGTGATCCACCTGAACGGCACCACCACCGCCCTGCCCATTTGCGAAGTGCGGCACACACACGAGTTCTTCGACTACGAAGCGAAGTACCACGCCAAGGACACCGAGGAACTGGTGCCTGCCCCCCTGCCCGATGATGTGACCGCCTTGGTGCAGGAGCGCAGCCGTCGGATCTACGAAGCACTTGGCTGCCGTGGCATGGTGCGCGTGGACCACATCTGGACCGGCACCGAGCTCTGCACCATCGAAGTGAACACCACGCCCGGCTTCAGCGGAGCGAGCATCTTCCCGAAGATGTTGGAGGTTGCGGGCATCGGCGTGGCCCCTGCGGTGAACGGCCTCATCGAAGGCATGCTGGCCGGGCGTTGA